In a genomic window of Pseudorasbora parva isolate DD20220531a chromosome 24, ASM2467924v1, whole genome shotgun sequence:
- the decr2 gene encoding peroxisomal 2,4-dienoyl-CoA reductase [(3E)-enoyl-CoA-producing] isoform X1: protein MAEKPQLVNNSPEDIETDECMRTYTHIYSPDLLIDQVAFITGGGSGIGFRIAEVLMRHGCDTVIASRNLEKISEAAKKLTNTTGRRCLPIAMDVRQPETISAAMDETLKAFGRVDILINNAAGNFLCPATSLSFNAFKTVMEIDTMGTFNTSKVVYDKWFKDHGGSIVNISATLGYRGQALQVHAGSAKAANDAMTRHLAVEWGPSGVRVNTVAPGPISGTEGYRRLGGSHAETAGAFRSIPLQRAGNKTEIAHAVLFLASRAASYVTGSILVADGGAWLTSANDVERLLGFWSAEKRKDK, encoded by the exons ATGGCAGAGAAACCTCAGCTGGTCAATAATTCGCCAGAGGACATCGAGACTGATGAGTGTATgagaacatacacacacatctaCAGCCCTGATCTGCTCAT TGATCAGGTGGCCTTTATAACCGGCGGAGGGTCAGGCATTGGCTTTAGAATAGCAGAAGTTCTGATGCG GCATGGCTGTGACACGGTCATTGCCAGCAGAAATCTGGAGAAAATCTCTGAG gcaGCCAAGAAGTTAACCAACACAACAGGCAGGCGGTGTTTGCCGATAGCAATGGATGTGCGTCAACCAGAGACGATTTCTGCTGCCATGGATGAAACATTGAAGGCATTTGGACGTGTTGACATACTTATTAACA atgcTGCAGGTAATTTCCTGTGTCCAGCTACATCATTGTCATTTAACGCTTTCAAAACAGTAATGGAGATCGACACCATGGGAACTTTCAACACTAGTAAAGTGGTCTATGACAAATGGTTCAAG GATCATGGCGGCTCCATTGTCAACATTTCCGCCACTCTGGGGTACAGAGGTCAGGCTCTCCAGGTGCATGCTGGGTCAGCGAAGGCTGCAAATG aTGCCATGACAAGGCACTTGGCGGTTGAGTGGGGCCCCAGTGGTGTGAGGGTGAACACAGTGGCCCCAGGGCCCATCTCTGGCACAGAAGGATACCGTAGACTGG GTGGCTCACATGCTGAGACAGCGGGGGCTTTCCGCAGCATCCCGTTGCAAAGAGCCGGTAATAAGACAGAGATTGCACATGCGGTTCTTTTCCTGGCCAGTCGCGCTGCTTCATACGTCACTGGATCTATACTGGTCGCCGACGGAGGGGCGTGGCTCACATCGGCCAATGACGTGGAGCGGCTGCTTG GTTTTTGGTCGGCAGAGAAAAGAAAGGATAAATAA
- the LOC137064053 gene encoding G-protein coupled estrogen receptor 1-like yields MEVIEGKMMEDPMTFDPTVQPNHSSLHVNEINPTSPDTYVINLLLSCIYTVLLFPLGLVGNILILLVNFDPRQRMSTPDLYFTNLALADLVLVLDSLIEVFNLSAHYYDDAVLCSCMAIFLQVNMYSSVFSLTWMSLDRCLALTGLSTRALPENVSVSHRSRVARRACATIWAAATLCTLIPFATAHVHHGWGRGFCFAGVAEVQWLEVTLGFALPFCVMGVCYALIARVLLRSERPQRTKALRMIVAAVSVFFVCWLPENVFISVHLLSGDTEASRRRGNHTLWQRYPLTGHVVTLAACANSCLNPLVYSLLGNAFRQKLQVFVAHHVPCLHTCVQNASATPPCPCVTCTNAHHSCSHENREEEERDLRSGEEGRECVCDRVG; encoded by the coding sequence ATGGAAGTGATAGAGGGGAAGATGATGGAAGATCCGATGACCTTTGACCCCACCGTCCAACCAAATCACTCCAGTCTGCATGTCAACGAAATAAACCCCACCTCCCCGGACACCTACGTCATAAATCTTCTCCTCTCCTGCATCTACACCGTCCTGCTCTTCCCGCTCGGCCTCGTGGGTAACATCCTGATACTCCTGGTGAACTTTGACCCTCGTCAGCGGATGAGCACCCCTGACCTATACTTCACTAATTTGGCTCTGGCCGACCTGGTGCTGGTGCTGGATTCGCTAATCGAGGTGTTCAATCTGAGCGCTCACTACTATGACGACGCAGTGCTGTGCTCCTGCATGGCCATCTTCCTGCAGGTCAACATGTACAGCAGCGTGTTTTCGCTCACCTGGATGAGTCTGGACCGCTGCCTCGCGCTGACCGGCCTCAGTACGCGTGCGCTACCCGAAAATGTTTCTGTCTCGCACCGCTCCCGAGTCGCTCGAAGGGCTTGTGCGACCATTTGGGCGGCGGCCACCCTGTGCACTCTGATTCCATTCGCTACTGCGCACGTGCATCACGGCTGGGGGCGTGGCTTCTGTTTTGCAGGTGTGGCCGAAGTTCAATGGCTGGAGGTGACGCTGGGATTCGCCCTGCCTTTTTGCGTGATGGGCGTCTGTTACGCCCTGATCGCACGCGTGCTGCTGCGCTCCGAAAGGCCGCAGCGAACCAAAGCCCTACGCATGATCGTCGCGGCCGTGAGCGTGTTTTTTGTGTGCTGGCTTCCGGAGAACGTGTTCATTAGCGTGCATCTCCTGAGCGGCGACACCGAGGCCTCGCGGCGGAGAGGAAACCACACGTTGTGGCAGCGTTACCCGCTGACGGGACATGTGGTGACTTTGGCGGCCTGCGCTAACAGCTGCCTGAACCCGCTCGTCTACAGCCTGCTGGGAAACGCCTTCAGACAGAAACTGCAAGTGTTTGTCGCGCACCACGTGCCCTGCCTGCACACATGCGTGCAGAACGCAAGCGCGACGCCACCTTGTCCGTGCGTTACTTGCACAAACGCGCACCATTCCTGCTCACATGAGAATAGGGAAGAGGAAGAGCGTGACCTTAGGAGCGGCGAGGAGGGtcgggagtgtgtgtgtgacagagtgGGATAA
- the decr2 gene encoding peroxisomal 2,4-dienoyl-CoA reductase [(3E)-enoyl-CoA-producing] isoform X2, giving the protein MAEKPQLVNNSPEDIETDECMRTYTHIYSPDLLIDQVAFITGGGSGIGFRIAEVLMRHGCDTVIASRNLEKISEAAKKLTNTTGRRCLPIAMDVRQPETISAAMDETLKAFGRVDILINNAAGNFLCPATSLSFNAFKTVMEIDTMGTFNTSKVVYDKWFKDHGGSIVNISATLGYRGQALQVHAGSAKAANDAMTRHLAVEWGPSGVRVNTVAPGPISGTEGYRRLGGSHAETAGAFRSIPLQRAGNKTEIAHAVLFLASRAASYVTGSILVADGGAWLTSANDVERLLGIISSRSAKL; this is encoded by the exons ATGGCAGAGAAACCTCAGCTGGTCAATAATTCGCCAGAGGACATCGAGACTGATGAGTGTATgagaacatacacacacatctaCAGCCCTGATCTGCTCAT TGATCAGGTGGCCTTTATAACCGGCGGAGGGTCAGGCATTGGCTTTAGAATAGCAGAAGTTCTGATGCG GCATGGCTGTGACACGGTCATTGCCAGCAGAAATCTGGAGAAAATCTCTGAG gcaGCCAAGAAGTTAACCAACACAACAGGCAGGCGGTGTTTGCCGATAGCAATGGATGTGCGTCAACCAGAGACGATTTCTGCTGCCATGGATGAAACATTGAAGGCATTTGGACGTGTTGACATACTTATTAACA atgcTGCAGGTAATTTCCTGTGTCCAGCTACATCATTGTCATTTAACGCTTTCAAAACAGTAATGGAGATCGACACCATGGGAACTTTCAACACTAGTAAAGTGGTCTATGACAAATGGTTCAAG GATCATGGCGGCTCCATTGTCAACATTTCCGCCACTCTGGGGTACAGAGGTCAGGCTCTCCAGGTGCATGCTGGGTCAGCGAAGGCTGCAAATG aTGCCATGACAAGGCACTTGGCGGTTGAGTGGGGCCCCAGTGGTGTGAGGGTGAACACAGTGGCCCCAGGGCCCATCTCTGGCACAGAAGGATACCGTAGACTGG GTGGCTCACATGCTGAGACAGCGGGGGCTTTCCGCAGCATCCCGTTGCAAAGAGCCGGTAATAAGACAGAGATTGCACATGCGGTTCTTTTCCTGGCCAGTCGCGCTGCTTCATACGTCACTGGATCTATACTGGTCGCCGACGGAGGGGCGTGGCTCACATCGGCCAATGACGTGGAGCGGCTGCTTGGTATTATTTCATCTCGCTCTGCAAAACTATGA